A window from Anomalospiza imberbis isolate Cuckoo-Finch-1a 21T00152 unplaced genomic scaffold, ASM3175350v1 scaffold_141, whole genome shotgun sequence encodes these proteins:
- the LOC137466111 gene encoding leucine-rich repeat-containing protein 14-like, giving the protein MDSLLFLCARRVVAHRPLPALPAHLQPVLFQAAFLDGRPLVLRDLVAAWPFPVLNFQRLVGRQELLRDHPCKLCVQAVILAVVAQLRRQLEEPGHHSSLRVLDMTGLPDSASGRAPDGMSVWSGTVALAKACVEVSKHQREFQRRGSKRHKGRSGAAIAAAAPQPPGVDVHADLFVNGTSYGILRDALQSGSASPLRLKCREFQAEELSASGIVALLESLDPSFVRRVDLRFNNLGLTGLSVILPHLSRFPELRSLKLQYSNVDVRRPTPESAIGIRCLAGQLGMLPSLRELNLGSSRLSGNLRQILCDLQAPLESLELAFCSLVPADLAFLSQSFHAPALKRLDLSGHDFSQGLLEPLRLLLEETSASLLHLDLMECRMADSHLDALLPTLRRCSRLRFLGLYGNSLSTAALKDLLQKTLELPDLHLVVYPFPMDCYKPEPPLESGWNFEEPVDEELLAAANAEFSLMLANSGRTDLVWTSNPYGHGTLDYFSL; this is encoded by the exons atggattccctcctcttcctctgcgCCCGCCGCGTCGTCGCCCACCGCCCTCTGCCCGCCCTTCCCGCCCACCTCCAGCCCGTCCTCTTCCAAGCGGCGTTCCTGGACGGAAGACCCCTGGTCCTGCGCGATTTGGTGGCCGCGTGGCCGTTCCCGGTGCTCAACTTCCAGCGCCTCGTGGGGCGCCAGGAGCTGCTCCGGGACcatccctgcaagctctgcgTCCAGGCCGTCATCCTGGCCGTGGTGGCGCAGCTCCGGCGGCAGCTGGAGGAGCCCGGCCACCATTCCAG CCTACGTGTTCTAGACATGACCGGGCTCCCGGATTCAGCGTCCGGCCGTGCTCCGGACGGGATGAGCGTCTGGTCCGGCACGGTGGCTTTGGCCAAGGCTTGCGTGGAGGTGTCCAAGCACCAGCGGGAATTCCAGAGGCGCGGATCCAAGCGGCACAAAGGCCGCTCCGGAGCCGCCATTGCCGCGGCCGCTCCGCAGCCCCCGGGCGTGGACGTCCACGCCGACCTGTTCGTCAACGGAACGTCCTACGGGATCCTGCGCGACGCCCTCCAGAGCGGATCCGCCAGCCCGCTGCGCCTCAAGTGCCGTGAATTCCAAGCGGAGGAACTCTCGGCCTCCGGGATCGTGGCTTTGTTGGAATCCTTGGATCCGTCCTTCGTGCGGAGGGTGGATCTGCGCTTCAACAACCTGGGATTGACCGGGCTCTCGGTGATCCTGCCGCACCTCTCGCGCTTCCCGGAGCTGCGCAGCCTCAAGCTCCAGTACAGCAACGTGGACGTGCGGCGCCCGACGCCGGAATCGGCCATCGGAATCCGGTGCCTGGCCGggcagctgggaatgctgcccaGCCTCCGCGAGCTCAACCTGGGATCCTCCCGGCTCTCCGGGAATCTGCGCCAGATCCTCTG CGACCTCCAGGCTCCGTTGGAAAGCTTGGAATTGGCCTTCTGCTCCCTCGTTCCCGCCGACCTCGCCTTCCTCTCCCAAAGCTTCCACGCTCCGGCCCTCAAAAGGTTGGATCTGAGCGGCCACGACTTCTCCCAAGGCCTCCTGGAGCCGCTGCGGCTGCTCCTGGAGGAAACCTCGGCCTCGCTGCTGCACCTGGATCTCATGGAATGCCGCATGGCCGACTCCCACCTGGACGCGCTGCTGCCGACGCTGCGGCGCTGCTCCCGCCTGCGCTTCCTGGGACTCTACGGCAATTCCCTGTCCACGGCCGCGCTCAAGGATCTGCTCCAGAAAACCTTGGAGCTGCCGGATCTCCACCTGGTCGTGTATCCCTTCCCCATGGATTGCTACAAGCCGGAGCCGCCGTTGGAATCCGGTTGGAATTTTGAGGAACCCGTGGATGAGGAACTTCTGGCGGCGGCCAACGCCGAGTTCTCCCTAATGTTGGCCAATTCCGGGAGAACCGACCTCGTCTGGACTTCCAACCCCTACGGCCACGGAACCCTGGACTACTTCTCCTTGTGA